A window from Calliopsis andreniformis isolate RMS-2024a chromosome 7, iyCalAndr_principal, whole genome shotgun sequence encodes these proteins:
- the Nachra9 gene encoding nicotinic acetylcholine receptor alpha9 subunit isoform X4 — MLSLKRHLFCEYDRTVRPVSSHKDVNNVTIKLIPKILEFDEWNSKMILHSWMTLIWTDAHLTWSPSDFDGINYIHIKSDDIWLPDLSVYNSGDMTVDQNGIPSTTCLVFSSGSVSCVPSLKHVAKCATDYSAWPYDAHQCRINFGSWSHAGEEVDFHLDQKGFQMAGYTNNTAWDFKVINAYKVLKKYKCCPNDTYPMIVYEFSITRHYGIMHTTYITPAVAVMLLTLTVLWLDSRSTERLAMASINLICHMLCIFDLHWQLPHNGTNTPRILLYYRDSLALAVFVLILTAVLRRMQEMNVQVPYWISSTTAFVLSNRAGRFLILTDEDTDRILAGEGEDNSDLPKASARSKESSWRHFAAIIEWLSFFVVFLIYIGILSTVVHFT; from the exons ATGCTGTCACTCAAGAGGCACCTTTTCTGCGAATACGATCGCACAGTTCGACCAGTTTCTTCTCATAAGGACGTGAACAACGTAACCATCAAACTAATACCAAAAATATTAGAATTC GACGAATGGAACAGCAAAATGATTTTGCACAGTTGGATGACGCTT ATTTGGACCGATGCGCATCTCACTTGGAGCCCCAGTGATTTCGATGGGATTAATTATATTCACATAAAGAGCGATGACATATGGCTGCCAGATCTTTCGGTTTACAATTC GGGTGACATGACCGTTGACCAAAACGGTATACCTTCGACGACCTGCCTAGTTTTCAGCTCAGGATCGGTCAGTTGTGTACCTTCGTTGAAACATGTCGCTAAATGCGCTACAGACTACTCCGCATGGCCTTATGACGCTCATCAGTGTCGAATCAATTTCGGCTCTTGGTCTCATGCGGGGGAAGAAGTGGATTTTCATCTCGACCAAAAAGGG TTCCAAATGGCAGGATACACGAATAATACTGCTTGGGATTTCAAAGTGATAAATGCGTACAAAGTCTTGAAGAAGTACAAATGCTGCCCGAACGATACCTACCCGATGATTGTTTATGAATTTTCAATAACTCGACATTACGGGATAATGCATACTACGTACATTACACCTGCTGTCG CTGTTATGTTGCTTACGTTGACGGTATTGTGGTTGGATTCGAGATCAACGGAACGGCTTGCAATGGCCAGCATCAATTTAATTTGCCATATGCTTTGCATATTCGATTTACATTGGCAATTACCGCACAACGGTACAAATACGCCTAGAATAT TACTCTATTATCGAGATTCGTTGGCTTTGGCAGTATTCGTGTTAATTCTGACTGCCGTGCTGCGTAGAATGCAAGAGATGAACGTCCAAGTACCTTATTGGATATCTTCGACTACGGCGTTTGTTCTCAGTAATAGAGCCGGACGATTTCTTATTCTTACCGACGAAGATACAGATAGAATACTTGCCGGTGAAGGGGAGGACAATTCTGATCTTCCGAAGGCTTCAGCTAGGTCGAAAGAATCATCCTGGAGACATTTTGCAGCTATCATCGAATGGTTATCCTTTTTCGTTGTATTTCTTATCTACATCGGCATTCTTTCTACTGTCGTTCATTTTACATAA
- the Nachra9 gene encoding nicotinic acetylcholine receptor alpha9 subunit isoform X2 gives MHEDPCKLFADASLEFDELGCKNYNNPSPMLSLKRHLFCEYDRTVRPVSSHKDVNNVTIKLIPKILEFDEWNSKMILHSWMTLIWTDAHLTWSPSDFDGINYIHIKSDDIWLPDLSVYNSGDMTVDQNGIPSTTCLVFSSGSVSCVPSLKHVAKCATDYSAWPYDAHQCRINFGSWSHAGEEVDFHLDQKGFQMAGYTNNTAWDFKVINAYKVLKKYKCCPNDTYPMIVYEFSITRHYGIMHTTYITPAVAVMLLTLTVLWLDSRSTERLAMASINLICHMLCIFDLHWQLPHNGTNTPRILLYYRDSLALAVFVLILTAVLRRMQEMNVQVPYWISSTTAFVLSNRAGRFLILTDEDTDRILAGEGEDNSDLPKASARSKESSWRHFAAIIEWLSFFVVFLIYIGILSTVVHFT, from the exons CGGACGCTTCTCTGGAGTTCGATGAACTCGGGTGTAAAAATTACAACAATCCATCGCCGATGCTGTCACTCAAGAGGCACCTTTTCTGCGAATACGATCGCACAGTTCGACCAGTTTCTTCTCATAAGGACGTGAACAACGTAACCATCAAACTAATACCAAAAATATTAGAATTC GACGAATGGAACAGCAAAATGATTTTGCACAGTTGGATGACGCTT ATTTGGACCGATGCGCATCTCACTTGGAGCCCCAGTGATTTCGATGGGATTAATTATATTCACATAAAGAGCGATGACATATGGCTGCCAGATCTTTCGGTTTACAATTC GGGTGACATGACCGTTGACCAAAACGGTATACCTTCGACGACCTGCCTAGTTTTCAGCTCAGGATCGGTCAGTTGTGTACCTTCGTTGAAACATGTCGCTAAATGCGCTACAGACTACTCCGCATGGCCTTATGACGCTCATCAGTGTCGAATCAATTTCGGCTCTTGGTCTCATGCGGGGGAAGAAGTGGATTTTCATCTCGACCAAAAAGGG TTCCAAATGGCAGGATACACGAATAATACTGCTTGGGATTTCAAAGTGATAAATGCGTACAAAGTCTTGAAGAAGTACAAATGCTGCCCGAACGATACCTACCCGATGATTGTTTATGAATTTTCAATAACTCGACATTACGGGATAATGCATACTACGTACATTACACCTGCTGTCG CTGTTATGTTGCTTACGTTGACGGTATTGTGGTTGGATTCGAGATCAACGGAACGGCTTGCAATGGCCAGCATCAATTTAATTTGCCATATGCTTTGCATATTCGATTTACATTGGCAATTACCGCACAACGGTACAAATACGCCTAGAATAT TACTCTATTATCGAGATTCGTTGGCTTTGGCAGTATTCGTGTTAATTCTGACTGCCGTGCTGCGTAGAATGCAAGAGATGAACGTCCAAGTACCTTATTGGATATCTTCGACTACGGCGTTTGTTCTCAGTAATAGAGCCGGACGATTTCTTATTCTTACCGACGAAGATACAGATAGAATACTTGCCGGTGAAGGGGAGGACAATTCTGATCTTCCGAAGGCTTCAGCTAGGTCGAAAGAATCATCCTGGAGACATTTTGCAGCTATCATCGAATGGTTATCCTTTTTCGTTGTATTTCTTATCTACATCGGCATTCTTTCTACTGTCGTTCATTTTACATAA
- the Nachra9 gene encoding nicotinic acetylcholine receptor alpha9 subunit isoform X3, whose translation MKMLMVLGFFVLLRQDRTADASLEFDELGCKNYNNPSPMLSLKRHLFCEYDRTVRPVSSHKDVNNVTIKLIPKILEFDEWNSKMILHSWMTLIWTDAHLTWSPSDFDGINYIHIKSDDIWLPDLSVYNSSGSVSCVPSLKHVAKCATDYSAWPYDAHQCRINFGSWSHAGEEVDFHLDQKGFQMAGYTNNTAWDFKVINAYKVLKKYKCCPNDTYPMIVYEFSITRHYGIMHTTYITPAVAVMLLTLTVLWLDSRSTERLAMASINLICHMLCIFDLHWQLPHNGTNTPRILLYYRDSLALAVFVLILTAVLRRMQEMNVQVPYWISSTTAFVLSNRAGRFLILTDEDTDRILAGEGEDNSDLPKASARSKESSWRHFAAIIEWLSFFVVFLIYIGILSTVVHFT comes from the exons ATGAAAATGCTGATGGTGCTCGGTTTCTTCGTCCTCCTCCGACAGGATCGTACCG CGGACGCTTCTCTGGAGTTCGATGAACTCGGGTGTAAAAATTACAACAATCCATCGCCGATGCTGTCACTCAAGAGGCACCTTTTCTGCGAATACGATCGCACAGTTCGACCAGTTTCTTCTCATAAGGACGTGAACAACGTAACCATCAAACTAATACCAAAAATATTAGAATTC GACGAATGGAACAGCAAAATGATTTTGCACAGTTGGATGACGCTT ATTTGGACCGATGCGCATCTCACTTGGAGCCCCAGTGATTTCGATGGGATTAATTATATTCACATAAAGAGCGATGACATATGGCTGCCAGATCTTTCGGTTTACAATTC CTCAGGATCGGTCAGTTGTGTACCTTCGTTGAAACATGTCGCTAAATGCGCTACAGACTACTCCGCATGGCCTTATGACGCTCATCAGTGTCGAATCAATTTCGGCTCTTGGTCTCATGCGGGGGAAGAAGTGGATTTTCATCTCGACCAAAAAGGG TTCCAAATGGCAGGATACACGAATAATACTGCTTGGGATTTCAAAGTGATAAATGCGTACAAAGTCTTGAAGAAGTACAAATGCTGCCCGAACGATACCTACCCGATGATTGTTTATGAATTTTCAATAACTCGACATTACGGGATAATGCATACTACGTACATTACACCTGCTGTCG CTGTTATGTTGCTTACGTTGACGGTATTGTGGTTGGATTCGAGATCAACGGAACGGCTTGCAATGGCCAGCATCAATTTAATTTGCCATATGCTTTGCATATTCGATTTACATTGGCAATTACCGCACAACGGTACAAATACGCCTAGAATAT TACTCTATTATCGAGATTCGTTGGCTTTGGCAGTATTCGTGTTAATTCTGACTGCCGTGCTGCGTAGAATGCAAGAGATGAACGTCCAAGTACCTTATTGGATATCTTCGACTACGGCGTTTGTTCTCAGTAATAGAGCCGGACGATTTCTTATTCTTACCGACGAAGATACAGATAGAATACTTGCCGGTGAAGGGGAGGACAATTCTGATCTTCCGAAGGCTTCAGCTAGGTCGAAAGAATCATCCTGGAGACATTTTGCAGCTATCATCGAATGGTTATCCTTTTTCGTTGTATTTCTTATCTACATCGGCATTCTTTCTACTGTCGTTCATTTTACATAA
- the Nachra9 gene encoding nicotinic acetylcholine receptor alpha9 subunit isoform X1 yields MKMLMVLGFFVLLRQDRTADASLEFDELGCKNYNNPSPMLSLKRHLFCEYDRTVRPVSSHKDVNNVTIKLIPKILEFDEWNSKMILHSWMTLIWTDAHLTWSPSDFDGINYIHIKSDDIWLPDLSVYNSGDMTVDQNGIPSTTCLVFSSGSVSCVPSLKHVAKCATDYSAWPYDAHQCRINFGSWSHAGEEVDFHLDQKGFQMAGYTNNTAWDFKVINAYKVLKKYKCCPNDTYPMIVYEFSITRHYGIMHTTYITPAVAVMLLTLTVLWLDSRSTERLAMASINLICHMLCIFDLHWQLPHNGTNTPRILLYYRDSLALAVFVLILTAVLRRMQEMNVQVPYWISSTTAFVLSNRAGRFLILTDEDTDRILAGEGEDNSDLPKASARSKESSWRHFAAIIEWLSFFVVFLIYIGILSTVVHFT; encoded by the exons ATGAAAATGCTGATGGTGCTCGGTTTCTTCGTCCTCCTCCGACAGGATCGTACCG CGGACGCTTCTCTGGAGTTCGATGAACTCGGGTGTAAAAATTACAACAATCCATCGCCGATGCTGTCACTCAAGAGGCACCTTTTCTGCGAATACGATCGCACAGTTCGACCAGTTTCTTCTCATAAGGACGTGAACAACGTAACCATCAAACTAATACCAAAAATATTAGAATTC GACGAATGGAACAGCAAAATGATTTTGCACAGTTGGATGACGCTT ATTTGGACCGATGCGCATCTCACTTGGAGCCCCAGTGATTTCGATGGGATTAATTATATTCACATAAAGAGCGATGACATATGGCTGCCAGATCTTTCGGTTTACAATTC GGGTGACATGACCGTTGACCAAAACGGTATACCTTCGACGACCTGCCTAGTTTTCAGCTCAGGATCGGTCAGTTGTGTACCTTCGTTGAAACATGTCGCTAAATGCGCTACAGACTACTCCGCATGGCCTTATGACGCTCATCAGTGTCGAATCAATTTCGGCTCTTGGTCTCATGCGGGGGAAGAAGTGGATTTTCATCTCGACCAAAAAGGG TTCCAAATGGCAGGATACACGAATAATACTGCTTGGGATTTCAAAGTGATAAATGCGTACAAAGTCTTGAAGAAGTACAAATGCTGCCCGAACGATACCTACCCGATGATTGTTTATGAATTTTCAATAACTCGACATTACGGGATAATGCATACTACGTACATTACACCTGCTGTCG CTGTTATGTTGCTTACGTTGACGGTATTGTGGTTGGATTCGAGATCAACGGAACGGCTTGCAATGGCCAGCATCAATTTAATTTGCCATATGCTTTGCATATTCGATTTACATTGGCAATTACCGCACAACGGTACAAATACGCCTAGAATAT TACTCTATTATCGAGATTCGTTGGCTTTGGCAGTATTCGTGTTAATTCTGACTGCCGTGCTGCGTAGAATGCAAGAGATGAACGTCCAAGTACCTTATTGGATATCTTCGACTACGGCGTTTGTTCTCAGTAATAGAGCCGGACGATTTCTTATTCTTACCGACGAAGATACAGATAGAATACTTGCCGGTGAAGGGGAGGACAATTCTGATCTTCCGAAGGCTTCAGCTAGGTCGAAAGAATCATCCTGGAGACATTTTGCAGCTATCATCGAATGGTTATCCTTTTTCGTTGTATTTCTTATCTACATCGGCATTCTTTCTACTGTCGTTCATTTTACATAA
- the LOC143181913 gene encoding glycerol kinase 5 isoform X3 encodes MTYIGALDVGTTTVRFYILDEKAVTVASTVEKVQLLYPRPGDVEIDPDELWRTVIKVIKDTLNDSRVKPDSVVCLGISTQRGSFTTWNINDGKHYHNFITWKDLRADTMVKEWNSSITMKGLRLGSQILYALSRSKRFLAASVFKFMNTQMTLRLLWALQHVPGLQEAANNGTAVFGGIDSWLLYKLTGRHIMDVSSASATGLFDPFTMNWSDIMINMLKLPHSIFPRVVDTAGDFGTTPKEIFGVEIPILCSMADQSASLFGLGCTQPGDLKITMGTGTFLNVNTGTKAHASITGLYPLVGWRIQNELIYLVEGASNDTGVLVEWVKKIGIIENAAETASIANAVSDSDGVYFVPAFSGLQAPINDYSAATGFIGIKPTTEKNHIVRSLLESIVYRMLLLYEALCAETSFTYHRIRVDGGVSTNNFVLQLLADLTGLEVERATSTEMSLLGVAFIAGLQYLEE; translated from the exons ATGACGTACATCGGAGCACTTGATGTTGGGACCACCACTGTACGCTTTTATATTCTCGACGAAAAAGCGGTCACTGTCGCCTCCACCGTTGAAAAG GTTCAACTATTGTATCCTAGACCGGGCGACGTTGAAATAGATCCCGATGAATTATGGAGGACTGTAATAAAAGTAATCAAAGACACCTTAAACG ACAGCAGAGTGAAACCGGATTCAGTTGTTTGTCTCGGAATATCTACGCAACGAGGCAGCTTTACGACATGGAACATAAATGACGGGAAACACTATCACAA TTTCATAACATGGAAAGACTTACGCGCCGATACCATGGTAAAAGAGTGGAATTCGTCTATAACGATGAAAGGATTACGATTGGGATCACAAATTTTATATGCTCTCTCTAGAAGCAAGCGCTTCTTGGCCGCTAGcgtttttaaatttatgaacacACAG atgacattgagattattatgggccTTGCAACACGTACCAGGTTTGCAGGAGGCAGCCAATAATGGAACTGCAGTTTTTGGGGGTATTGATTCCTGGCTTTTGTACAAACTCACTG GAAGACACATAATGGATGTTTCAAGCGCATCAGCGACCGGCCTTTTCGATCCATTCACAATGAATTGGTCTGATATCATGATAAATATGTTGAAACTTCCGCATAGCATTTTTCCACGAGTGGTAGACACAGCTGGAGATTTTGGTACAACTCCAAAAGAGATATTTGGCGTTGAAATACCAATACTTTGCTCG ATGGCAGATCAGTCAGCCTCGCTATTTGGTTTAGGATGCACTCAACCAGGAGATTTAAAAATCACAATGGGGACAGGGACCTTTCTAAATGTTAACACAGGAACAAAAGCACATGCTTCTATTAcag GTCTATATCCTTTAGTCGGTTGGCGTATTCAGAACGAACTAATATATCTGGTAGAAGGCGCGTCGAATGATACTGGAGTTCTTGTGGAATGGGTTAAAAAAATTG GTATAATCGAGAACGCTGCTGAAACAGCAAGCATTGCAAACGCTGTAAGTGATTCGGATGGGGTGTATTTTGTTCCTGCATTTAGTGGACTACAA GCTCCTATAAACGATTATTCTGCAGCCACTGGCTTCATAGGGATAAAACCTACTACTGAGAAGAATCATATTGTTCGCTCGTTGTTAGAAAGCATCGTATACAGGATGCTACTTCTTTACGAGGCCCTTTGCGCAGAAACTAGTTTCACGTACCATAGGATACG AGTGGACGGTGGCGT